A region of Mesoplodon densirostris isolate mMesDen1 chromosome 11, mMesDen1 primary haplotype, whole genome shotgun sequence DNA encodes the following proteins:
- the TMPRSS6 gene encoding transmembrane protease serine 6 isoform X2 — MPMAEAPQAAGGQGDGGDGEEAEPEGMFKAPEDSKRKVRDYLRLAPLWLALVVLASVGVLLWYFLGYKAEVTVSQVYSGSLRVLNRHFSQDLARRESSAFRSETTKAQTMLKELIASTCLGTYYNSSSVYSFGEGPLTCFFWFILQIPEHRQPMLSPEVVRALLVKELLSTANSSAPAPYRAEYEVDPEGLVILEASVKDIVALNSTLGCYRYSYVGQGQVLRLKGPDPLASSCLWHLQGPEDLMLKLRLEWMLADCRDRLAMYDVAGPLERRLITSVYGCSRQEPVVEVLASGAIMAVVWKKGLHSYYDPFVLSVQPVAFQACEVNLTLEGRLELQGILSTPYFPSYYSPSTHCSWHFTVPSLDYGLALWFDAYTLRRQKYDMPCTQGQWTIQNRRLCGLRTLQPYAERIPVVATAGITINFTSQISLTGPGVQVHYSLYNQSDPCPGEFLCSVNGLCVPACDGVKDCPNGLDERNCVCRATFQCQEDSTCISLSRVCDRQPDCLNGSDEEQCQEGVPCGTFTFQCEDGSCVKKPNPQCDGHPDCKDGSDEQYCDCGLQGPSGRIVGGAESSEGEWPWQASLQVRGRHICGGALIADRWVITAAHCFQEDSMASPTPWTVFLGKVWQSARWPGEVSFKVSRLLLHPYHEEDSHDYDVALLQLDHPVVRSASVHPVCLPARSHFFEPGLHCWITGWGALREGGPTSNGLQKVDVQLIPQDLCSEAYRYQVTPRMLCAGYRRGKKDACQGDSGGPLVCKEPSGRWFLAGLVSWGLGCGRPNYFGVYTRITGVIGWIQQVLT; from the exons ATGCCCATGGCCGAGGCCCCCCAAGCGGCTGGCGGGCAGGGTGATGGAGGTGATGGCGAAGAAGCAGAGCCGGAGGGGATGTTTAAGGCCCCCGAGGACTCCAAGAGAAAAGTCCGCGACTACCTCCGCCTGGCTCCCCTGTGGCTGGCCCTGGTTGTGTTGGCTTCAGTGGGGGTCCTGCTCTGGTATTTCCTAG GGTACAAGGCAGAGGTGACGGTCAGCCAGGTGTACTCAGGCAGCCTCCGCGTGCTCAATCGCCACTTCTCCCAGGACCTTGCCCGCCGGGAGTCCAGTGCCTTCCGCAGTGAAACCACCAAAGCTCAGACGATG CTCAAGGAGCTCATTGCCAGCACCTGCCTGGGTACTTACTACAACTCTAGCTCCGTCTACTCCTTTGG GGAGGGACCGCTCACCTGTTTCTTCTGGTTCATCCTCCAAATCCCCGAGCACCGCCAGCCGATGCTGAGCCCCGAGGTGGTGCGGGCCCTGCTGGTGAAGGAGCTGCTGTCCACGGCCAACAGCTCGGCCCCTGCTCCCTACAGGGCCGAGTATGAGGTGGACCCCGAGGGCCTGGTGATCCTGG AAGCCAGTGTGAAAGACATAGTTGCCCTGAATTCCACGCTGG gCTGCTACCGCTACAGCTACGTGGGCCAGGGCCAGGTCCTCCGGCTGAAGGGGCCCGACCCCCTGGCCTCCAGCTGCCTGTGGCACCTGCAGGGCCCCGAGGATCTCATGCTCAAACTCCGGCTCGAGTGGATGCTGGCTGACTGCCGGGACCGGCTGGCCATGTATGATGTGGCTGGGCCCCTCGAGAGGAGGCTTATCACCTC GGTCTATGGCTGCAGTCGCCAGGAGCCCGTGGTGGAGGTCCTGGCATCGGGCGCTATCATGGCGGTGGTCTGGAAGAAGGGCCTGCACAGCTACTATGACCCCTTCGTGCTCTCCGTGCAGCCCGTGGCCTTCCAGG CCTGTGAGGTGAATCTGACCCTGGAAGGCCGGCTGGAGCTGCAGGGCATCCTCAGCACGCCATACTTCCCCAGCTACTACTCACCCAGCACCCACTGCTCCTGGCACTTCACG GTGCCCTCCCTGGACTACGGCTTGGCCCTCTGGTTTGATGCTTACACTCTGCGGAGGCAGAAATACGACATGCCGTGCACCCAAGGCCAGTGGACCATCCAGAACCGGAG GCTGTGTGGCCTGCGCACCCTGCAGCCCTACGCCGAGAGGATCCCTGTGGTGGCCACCGCTGGCATCACCATCAACTTCACGTCCCAGATCTCCCTCACCGGGCCCGGCGTGCAGGTGCACTACAGCTTGTACAACCAGTCAGATC CCTGCCCTGGAGAGTTCCTCTGCTCTGTGAATGGACTCTGTGTGCCTGCCTGCGATGGGGTCAAAGACTGCCCCAACGGCCTGGATGAGAGAAACTGCG TGTGCAGAGCCACATTCCAGTGCCAAGAGGACAGCACATGCATCTCACTGTCCAGGGTCTGTGACCGGCAGCCTGACTGTCTCAATGGGAGTGATGAAGAGCAGTGCCAGGAAG GGGTGCCTTGCGGGACCTTCACCTTCCAGTGTGAGGATGGCAGTTGTGTGAAGAAGCCCAACCCACAGTGCGACGGGCACCCCGACTGCAAGGACGGCTCGGATGAGCAGTACTGTG ACTGTGGCCTCCAGGGCCCCTCGGGCCGCATCGTGGGCGGGGCCGAGTCCTCGGAGGGTGAGTGGCCCTGGCAGGCCAGCCTCCAGGTTCGGGGCCGACACATCTGTGGGGGGGCCCTCATCGCTGACCGCTGGGTGATCACAGCTGCCCACTGCTTCCAGGAGGACAG caTGGCGTCCCCAACGCCGTGGACCGTGTTCCTGGGCAAAGTGTGGCAGAGCGCTCGCTGGCCGGGTGAGGTGTCCTTCAAGGTGAGCCGCCTGCTCCTGCACCCGTACCATGAGGAGGACAGCCATGACTATGACGTGGCCCTGCTGCAGCTCGACCACCCCGTGGTGCGCTCGGCCTCCGTGCACCCCGTCTGCCTGCCCGCGCGCTCCCACTTCTTCGAGCCGGGCCTGCACTGCTGGATCACAGGCTGGGGTGCCCTGCGCGAGGGTG GCCCCACCAGCAACGGTCTGCAGAAGGTGGACGTGCAGCTGATCCCGCAGGACCTGTGCAGCGAGGCCTACCGCTACCAGGTGACCCCCCGCATGCTGTGCGCCGGCTACCGCA
- the TMPRSS6 gene encoding transmembrane protease serine 6 isoform X1 yields MPMAEAPQAAGGQGDGGDGEEAEPEGMFKAPEDSKRKVRDYLRLAPLWLALVVLASVGVLLWYFLGYKAEVTVSQVYSGSLRVLNRHFSQDLARRESSAFRSETTKAQTMLKELIASTCLGTYYNSSSVYSFGEGPLTCFFWFILQIPEHRQPMLSPEVVRALLVKELLSTANSSAPAPYRAEYEVDPEGLVILEASVKDIVALNSTLGCYRYSYVGQGQVLRLKGPDPLASSCLWHLQGPEDLMLKLRLEWMLADCRDRLAMYDVAGPLERRLITSVYGCSRQEPVVEVLASGAIMAVVWKKGLHSYYDPFVLSVQPVAFQACEVNLTLEGRLELQGILSTPYFPSYYSPSTHCSWHFTVPSLDYGLALWFDAYTLRRQKYDMPCTQGQWTIQNRRLCGLRTLQPYAERIPVVATAGITINFTSQISLTGPGVQVHYSLYNQSDPCPGEFLCSVNGLCVPACDGVKDCPNGLDERNCVCRATFQCQEDSTCISLSRVCDRQPDCLNGSDEEQCQEGVPCGTFTFQCEDGSCVKKPNPQCDGHPDCKDGSDEQYCDCGLQGPSGRIVGGAESSEGEWPWQASLQVRGRHICGGALIADRWVITAAHCFQEDSMASPTPWTVFLGKVWQSARWPGEVSFKVSRLLLHPYHEEDSHDYDVALLQLDHPVVRSASVHPVCLPARSHFFEPGLHCWITGWGALREGGWGNGGSETFSCPTSNGLQKVDVQLIPQDLCSEAYRYQVTPRMLCAGYRRGKKDACQGDSGGPLVCKEPSGRWFLAGLVSWGLGCGRPNYFGVYTRITGVIGWIQQVLT; encoded by the exons ATGCCCATGGCCGAGGCCCCCCAAGCGGCTGGCGGGCAGGGTGATGGAGGTGATGGCGAAGAAGCAGAGCCGGAGGGGATGTTTAAGGCCCCCGAGGACTCCAAGAGAAAAGTCCGCGACTACCTCCGCCTGGCTCCCCTGTGGCTGGCCCTGGTTGTGTTGGCTTCAGTGGGGGTCCTGCTCTGGTATTTCCTAG GGTACAAGGCAGAGGTGACGGTCAGCCAGGTGTACTCAGGCAGCCTCCGCGTGCTCAATCGCCACTTCTCCCAGGACCTTGCCCGCCGGGAGTCCAGTGCCTTCCGCAGTGAAACCACCAAAGCTCAGACGATG CTCAAGGAGCTCATTGCCAGCACCTGCCTGGGTACTTACTACAACTCTAGCTCCGTCTACTCCTTTGG GGAGGGACCGCTCACCTGTTTCTTCTGGTTCATCCTCCAAATCCCCGAGCACCGCCAGCCGATGCTGAGCCCCGAGGTGGTGCGGGCCCTGCTGGTGAAGGAGCTGCTGTCCACGGCCAACAGCTCGGCCCCTGCTCCCTACAGGGCCGAGTATGAGGTGGACCCCGAGGGCCTGGTGATCCTGG AAGCCAGTGTGAAAGACATAGTTGCCCTGAATTCCACGCTGG gCTGCTACCGCTACAGCTACGTGGGCCAGGGCCAGGTCCTCCGGCTGAAGGGGCCCGACCCCCTGGCCTCCAGCTGCCTGTGGCACCTGCAGGGCCCCGAGGATCTCATGCTCAAACTCCGGCTCGAGTGGATGCTGGCTGACTGCCGGGACCGGCTGGCCATGTATGATGTGGCTGGGCCCCTCGAGAGGAGGCTTATCACCTC GGTCTATGGCTGCAGTCGCCAGGAGCCCGTGGTGGAGGTCCTGGCATCGGGCGCTATCATGGCGGTGGTCTGGAAGAAGGGCCTGCACAGCTACTATGACCCCTTCGTGCTCTCCGTGCAGCCCGTGGCCTTCCAGG CCTGTGAGGTGAATCTGACCCTGGAAGGCCGGCTGGAGCTGCAGGGCATCCTCAGCACGCCATACTTCCCCAGCTACTACTCACCCAGCACCCACTGCTCCTGGCACTTCACG GTGCCCTCCCTGGACTACGGCTTGGCCCTCTGGTTTGATGCTTACACTCTGCGGAGGCAGAAATACGACATGCCGTGCACCCAAGGCCAGTGGACCATCCAGAACCGGAG GCTGTGTGGCCTGCGCACCCTGCAGCCCTACGCCGAGAGGATCCCTGTGGTGGCCACCGCTGGCATCACCATCAACTTCACGTCCCAGATCTCCCTCACCGGGCCCGGCGTGCAGGTGCACTACAGCTTGTACAACCAGTCAGATC CCTGCCCTGGAGAGTTCCTCTGCTCTGTGAATGGACTCTGTGTGCCTGCCTGCGATGGGGTCAAAGACTGCCCCAACGGCCTGGATGAGAGAAACTGCG TGTGCAGAGCCACATTCCAGTGCCAAGAGGACAGCACATGCATCTCACTGTCCAGGGTCTGTGACCGGCAGCCTGACTGTCTCAATGGGAGTGATGAAGAGCAGTGCCAGGAAG GGGTGCCTTGCGGGACCTTCACCTTCCAGTGTGAGGATGGCAGTTGTGTGAAGAAGCCCAACCCACAGTGCGACGGGCACCCCGACTGCAAGGACGGCTCGGATGAGCAGTACTGTG ACTGTGGCCTCCAGGGCCCCTCGGGCCGCATCGTGGGCGGGGCCGAGTCCTCGGAGGGTGAGTGGCCCTGGCAGGCCAGCCTCCAGGTTCGGGGCCGACACATCTGTGGGGGGGCCCTCATCGCTGACCGCTGGGTGATCACAGCTGCCCACTGCTTCCAGGAGGACAG caTGGCGTCCCCAACGCCGTGGACCGTGTTCCTGGGCAAAGTGTGGCAGAGCGCTCGCTGGCCGGGTGAGGTGTCCTTCAAGGTGAGCCGCCTGCTCCTGCACCCGTACCATGAGGAGGACAGCCATGACTATGACGTGGCCCTGCTGCAGCTCGACCACCCCGTGGTGCGCTCGGCCTCCGTGCACCCCGTCTGCCTGCCCGCGCGCTCCCACTTCTTCGAGCCGGGCCTGCACTGCTGGATCACAGGCTGGGGTGCCCTGCGCGAGGGTG GatggggaaacggaggctcagagacattTAGCT GCCCCACCAGCAACGGTCTGCAGAAGGTGGACGTGCAGCTGATCCCGCAGGACCTGTGCAGCGAGGCCTACCGCTACCAGGTGACCCCCCGCATGCTGTGCGCCGGCTACCGCA